ATGATTCTAGAAATTTGCTAGAATTTATTGTGTCATCATCTGAAATATCTTTTCTTGAAACTAAAGCTTGTAGCTCAATAAGACGCTTTCTATTTTTATAGAGAAGTAGTTTTTGTCCACGAACCAAAAGGTGATCTTTACTAATTTCTTCAATAATGACTGAAGAAATTCTGTCGTGAACCTTGGCCGGATCATCTTGTGAAGTTTCATCTTCTTCCTCTGCTGGAGCAGGTGTTGTTGAAGCAGGCTCTTTAGTGTTCTTCTTCGTACTTGGTCTTGGATAAACTGGAAAAGCTCTTTTCAATTCAAGTGTGATTTCTTTTTTCAACTTAGTTTGAACGTTAACGAGAACAATATCACCATTCTTCTTCCATTTGTTTTTAGTGAAGAGATAATTTTCGTTACCTGAACCTGCCCATAAACTTGCCTCGGGCTTAGAGTCCTCTAAGTCTGATGCTGTGTAACGTTTCTTAGCAGCTTGCTCTGGTTGATAATTTCTTTTAATATTCGGCTGTATAACAGTTCTTGACGTTGATGTTACAGTGTTAATTGGATTTGGTG
This region of Halobacteriovorax sp. GB3 genomic DNA includes:
- a CDS encoding flagellar basal body L-ring protein FlgH, which codes for MKLISLLTVLFMFTSCAGYVDRIHRELDREDEKVAQGRYRRGYDTFQQFRGGQNYEGYKPKYYRPTPNPINTVTSTSRTVIQPNIKRNYQPEQAAKKRYTASDLEDSKPEASLWAGSGNENYLFTKNKWKKNGDIVLVNVQTKLKKEITLELKRAFPVYPRPSTKKNTKEPASTTPAPAEEEDETSQDDPAKVHDRISSVIIEEISKDHLLVRGQKLLLYKNRKRLIELQALVSRKDISDDDTINSSKFLESSITVIR